In a genomic window of Nostoc sp. UHCC 0870:
- a CDS encoding 50S ribosomal protein L23 — MPKFDPRNLPDLIRRPIVTEKATILMEQNKYTFEVVPKADKTQIKAAIEDLFQVKVVKVNTALPPRKKKRVGKFIGFKPQYKKAIVTVAAGDVDKIRQVLFPEV, encoded by the coding sequence ATGCCTAAGTTTGACCCCCGCAACCTGCCTGATTTAATCCGTCGCCCCATCGTTACCGAAAAAGCGACCATCCTGATGGAACAAAACAAATATACCTTTGAAGTTGTTCCCAAAGCCGATAAGACACAAATTAAAGCGGCAATCGAAGACTTATTTCAGGTAAAGGTTGTAAAAGTAAATACCGCACTACCACCCCGCAAAAAAAAGCGCGTTGGTAAATTCATTGGTTTTAAGCCCCAATATAAAAAAGCGATCGTCACAGTCGCAGCTGGGGATGTAGACAAAATTAGACAAGTATTATTCCCAGAGGTCTAA